A single region of the Deinococcus malanensis genome encodes:
- a CDS encoding SDR family oxidoreductase — MSDAAPPPPAPNGQPQTGRRLAGRRVLVTGGTSGIGLAVSQALAEHQARVFLIGRTATTLETAVHDLQAGGCDALGMTADTSSPHDLRKVFGAIDAQWQGLDVLVNNASLRGTPFWDEDETQADQLMRVNAGGYVTCAHLAARRMRQQGGHIVNIGSLSAELRDGPYASYVAAKSAVRGFSMALGRTVRGAGIKVTLIEPGFVDTPMIDLPPEDKAQKKRRHEMLEPGDVAEAVIFCLTRAPGVDVPLLQLQPLH, encoded by the coding sequence ATGTCCGACGCCGCACCCCCACCGCCCGCACCGAACGGCCAGCCTCAGACCGGGAGGCGCCTCGCCGGCCGCCGGGTCCTCGTTACCGGGGGCACAAGTGGCATCGGCCTGGCCGTTTCGCAGGCTCTGGCCGAACATCAGGCGCGGGTGTTCCTTATAGGCCGGACAGCGACCACTCTGGAAACTGCCGTGCATGACCTCCAGGCAGGTGGTTGCGACGCGCTGGGTATGACGGCCGACACCAGCAGCCCACATGACCTGCGCAAAGTGTTTGGAGCCATCGACGCGCAGTGGCAGGGCCTCGATGTCCTGGTGAACAATGCCTCGCTGCGCGGCACACCCTTCTGGGACGAGGACGAGACCCAGGCAGACCAGCTGATGCGGGTCAATGCCGGAGGCTACGTGACCTGTGCGCACCTCGCTGCGCGGCGCATGCGGCAGCAGGGCGGACACATCGTCAACATAGGCTCACTCAGCGCCGAACTGCGCGACGGACCGTACGCCAGCTACGTGGCGGCCAAGTCCGCGGTGCGGGGGTTCTCGATGGCCCTTGGCAGGACGGTACGCGGGGCGGGCATCAAGGTCACGCTGATCGAGCCAGGGTTCGTCGACACGCCGATGATCGATCTGCCGCCGGAAGACAAGGCTCAGAAGAAACGGCGCCACGAGATGCTCGAACCTGGGGATGTCGCTGAAGCCGTCATATTCTGCCTGACCCGGGCCCCCGGGGTGGATGTCCCGCTGCTGCAACTCCAGCCCCTGCATTAG
- a CDS encoding histidinol-phosphatase HisJ family protein, producing the protein MLVDYHTHHHRCGHASGNLEDYVEAAARARLSEVGLSDHSPIYHLGEDPHALPGTAMSHHEFSSYLKEMHVVRDRFRGRVQVRLGVESDYVLGWDEHYRALWRSMPLDYVIGSVHWLGQWSIFSPELPVGQSPDDVYDEYLHTTQAAARSGAYDVIGHLDCLKTRGHIPDLRLTPLLEDTVRVLADSGVAIELNTSGWRKGLGEPYPREELLAVCCHYGVPVTLGSDAHRPEDVAADFPRAAALLERVGYTSIMRFENRKKAPFPLR; encoded by the coding sequence GTGCTGGTCGACTATCACACCCATCACCACCGCTGCGGCCACGCCTCCGGCAATCTGGAGGACTATGTCGAGGCTGCTGCCCGGGCCAGACTCTCTGAGGTTGGCCTGAGTGATCACAGCCCGATTTACCACCTGGGTGAGGATCCGCACGCTTTGCCCGGTACGGCCATGTCACATCACGAGTTCTCCTCGTACCTGAAGGAGATGCATGTGGTCCGCGACCGCTTCAGAGGCCGCGTTCAGGTCCGGCTGGGCGTGGAGAGTGATTACGTGCTGGGGTGGGACGAACACTACCGCGCCCTGTGGCGTTCCATGCCCCTGGACTATGTCATCGGCAGCGTGCACTGGCTGGGTCAATGGAGCATCTTCTCGCCCGAACTGCCGGTCGGGCAGTCCCCGGACGACGTCTACGATGAATACCTGCATACCACCCAGGCCGCCGCGCGCAGCGGAGCTTACGACGTCATCGGGCACCTGGACTGCCTGAAGACGCGTGGGCATATCCCGGACCTTCGGCTCACGCCCCTGCTGGAGGACACCGTGCGCGTTCTCGCAGACAGCGGGGTTGCCATCGAACTGAACACCAGCGGGTGGCGCAAGGGGCTGGGGGAGCCATATCCACGGGAAGAACTTCTGGCGGTATGCTGTCACTACGGTGTGCCGGTGACGCTGGGCTCCGACGCGCACCGCCCGGAGGATGTGGCGGCAGACTTCCCGCGGGCCGCAGCCCTGCTCGAAAGGGTCGGCTACACCTCAATCATGCGCTTTGAAAACAGAAAAAAAGCTCCCTTTCCCCTGCGCTGA
- a CDS encoding PQQ-dependent sugar dehydrogenase, translated as MRSPYFWEAGVITGILAAVLSSCAVVTRPNPSLPNAGLTLPPGFHAAVYADGMKKPRLMAVAPNGDLFVTDSAAGRVYVLPDRDANGQSDRREVFAEGLNEPHGLEFRGDYLYVATTDRVVRFRYARGDLRAGAEAQHVVELAAGGQHKSRTLVFGPDGRMYVASGSSCNVCEESDPRRAAVWVYDADGKNGRLFASGLRNAVGLEWFGGQLYATNNGRDLLGNDIPPEAFFRLQEGGNYGWPYCYAPAPNTRQVRDPSFGREGQGSCESAQPAFATTTAHSAPLGLAFYTGTAFPAEYRGLMFVALHGSWNREPKSGYKVVTIHPQTGEVRDFLTGFLKGLTTSGRPVDLQVAPDGALFLTDDGNGLIYRISYSAPRS; from the coding sequence ATGCGGTCCCCTTATTTTTGGGAAGCCGGTGTCATCACCGGCATACTTGCGGCTGTGCTGTCGTCGTGTGCCGTCGTCACCCGGCCGAATCCCTCGCTGCCCAACGCGGGGCTGACCCTGCCCCCGGGGTTTCATGCTGCGGTGTATGCCGACGGAATGAAAAAACCCAGGCTGATGGCAGTGGCTCCCAACGGAGACCTTTTCGTCACCGACAGTGCGGCGGGCCGGGTCTATGTGCTGCCGGACCGTGACGCCAATGGCCAGAGTGACCGCCGTGAAGTCTTTGCCGAGGGCCTCAACGAGCCGCACGGTCTGGAATTCCGTGGAGATTATCTGTATGTGGCGACCACCGACCGCGTGGTGCGCTTCCGGTACGCGCGTGGAGACCTCCGGGCGGGCGCCGAGGCCCAGCACGTCGTCGAACTGGCTGCAGGGGGGCAGCATAAGTCCCGCACCCTGGTGTTCGGGCCGGACGGGCGCATGTATGTCGCGTCGGGCAGCTCCTGCAATGTCTGCGAGGAAAGCGATCCCCGCCGGGCGGCTGTCTGGGTGTACGACGCTGATGGTAAAAATGGCCGGCTGTTTGCCAGTGGCCTGCGCAACGCCGTGGGCCTGGAATGGTTCGGAGGTCAGCTGTATGCCACCAACAACGGCCGCGACCTGCTGGGCAACGACATTCCGCCCGAAGCCTTCTTTCGGCTTCAGGAAGGCGGCAACTATGGCTGGCCCTACTGCTACGCCCCGGCCCCGAACACCCGGCAGGTCCGCGACCCCTCCTTCGGCCGCGAGGGCCAGGGTTCATGTGAATCGGCGCAGCCGGCCTTTGCAACCACCACCGCCCATTCCGCTCCGCTGGGATTGGCGTTCTATACTGGCACGGCGTTTCCCGCCGAATACCGGGGCCTGATGTTCGTCGCGCTGCACGGGTCGTGGAACCGGGAGCCCAAGTCGGGCTACAAGGTCGTGACCATTCATCCGCAGACGGGTGAGGTGAGAGACTTTCTGACCGGCTTCCTCAAGGGCCTGACGACATCCGGGCGCCCGGTCGACCTTCAGGTTGCGCCAGACGGCGCCCTGTTCCTGACTGACGACGGCAACGGCCTGATTTACCGGATCAGCTACAGCGCTCCCCGGTCATGA
- a CDS encoding spore photoproduct lyase family protein, with amino-acid sequence MPARFPLDIRQIYVDPQAARLPRGQDILNRFPDAERIEVTSHWNIPGLHGNAGLVKDWLRIKRQILVLGVRKTLKMRPNGRSADFIAPGMANGCALSCAYCYVPRHKGYANPISTFANIDDVMTALSRHANVLGAKVEPNPVDPFAWVYDLGENSDLSVDALISENVRDLVTLFRSLPNAKASFATKYVNRTLLTYDPQGRTRLRFSLMPASIARVVDIGTSPIHERLAAINDFVGAGYEVHLNFSPVIVYEGWTTAYTELFRQVDAALSPQAKAQLAAEVIFLTHNAGLHEVNLGWHPKAERLLWTPQWQETKRSEYGGENLRYRRGLKGQAVKHFTTLLRRELPYCTVRYAF; translated from the coding sequence ATGCCGGCACGGTTTCCCCTCGACATCCGACAGATCTATGTCGACCCTCAGGCCGCGCGGTTGCCCCGGGGGCAGGACATCCTCAACCGCTTTCCGGACGCCGAACGCATAGAAGTCACTTCGCACTGGAATATTCCAGGGCTGCACGGCAATGCCGGGCTGGTCAAGGACTGGCTGCGCATCAAGCGCCAGATCCTCGTACTGGGGGTTCGCAAGACCCTGAAGATGCGGCCCAACGGCCGCAGCGCGGACTTCATCGCCCCGGGCATGGCGAACGGGTGCGCGCTGTCGTGCGCCTACTGCTATGTCCCCAGACACAAGGGGTATGCGAACCCCATCAGCACCTTCGCCAACATCGATGACGTGATGACGGCGCTGAGCAGGCACGCCAATGTCCTGGGGGCAAAAGTGGAACCCAACCCGGTCGATCCTTTTGCCTGGGTCTATGACCTGGGCGAGAACAGTGACCTGAGCGTGGACGCATTGATCTCGGAGAACGTCCGAGACCTGGTGACGCTGTTCCGGTCCCTGCCAAATGCCAAGGCGTCGTTCGCCACCAAGTACGTCAACCGGACGCTGTTGACCTATGACCCGCAGGGCCGCACCCGTCTGCGGTTTTCGCTGATGCCTGCGTCTATTGCCCGGGTGGTGGACATCGGCACGTCCCCCATACATGAGCGCCTCGCGGCCATCAATGACTTCGTGGGGGCTGGGTACGAAGTCCATCTGAACTTCTCACCGGTGATTGTCTATGAAGGGTGGACCACGGCCTATACCGAGCTGTTCCGGCAGGTCGACGCGGCCCTCTCGCCGCAGGCGAAAGCGCAGCTGGCAGCCGAGGTCATCTTCCTGACCCACAACGCGGGCCTGCACGAGGTCAACCTCGGCTGGCACCCGAAGGCCGAAAGGCTGCTCTGGACACCGCAGTGGCAGGAAACCAAACGGTCAGAGTACGGGGGTGAGAATCTGCGCTACCGCAGAGGCCTGAAGGGCCAGGCGGTAAAGCACTTCACGACCTTGCTGCGGCGCGAACTGCCGTACTGCACGGTCCGGTACGCCTTCTGA
- a CDS encoding DUF4384 domain-containing protein — MKSFNFHIAVLAALASGGVSATPRLSTQSIIVNPAPTVLKVNVRTNRTTAGQANLGFAPGDHLEFYARVNQDAYVYLFNIDAQGQVTLLASNGLQAGGTFVKANTTQVFPKKGLASTFLLTLPQGGNQVLALASLMPLNLKHLTQVTAAQGQMTPVNVTGQEGLAQALSLVVHPLKPESWTTDTARYTISRRALNGLPAVDVKALKSEVSFNRGARLSEVYVVYADRLRAQGYKDVHATAGEREARGVFVRKGGQTHQVTLDVSQRAHTFFVKLTRQK, encoded by the coding sequence ATGAAATCGTTCAATTTTCACATTGCAGTGCTGGCGGCGCTGGCGTCTGGTGGCGTTTCCGCTACGCCCCGACTGAGCACCCAGAGCATCATCGTCAACCCTGCGCCCACCGTTCTGAAGGTCAACGTCCGCACCAACAGGACCACCGCCGGACAAGCAAACCTGGGCTTTGCGCCCGGCGACCACCTGGAGTTCTACGCGCGTGTGAACCAGGACGCCTATGTGTACCTCTTCAACATTGATGCTCAGGGTCAGGTCACGCTGCTGGCCTCGAACGGTCTGCAGGCTGGAGGAACCTTCGTGAAGGCCAACACGACGCAGGTGTTTCCAAAAAAAGGCCTGGCATCCACTTTCCTGCTGACCCTGCCACAGGGCGGCAACCAGGTGCTGGCTCTGGCAAGTCTTATGCCGCTCAACCTGAAGCACCTGACGCAGGTCACAGCTGCGCAGGGTCAGATGACACCCGTCAACGTCACGGGACAGGAGGGGCTGGCCCAGGCCCTGAGCCTCGTCGTTCATCCCCTGAAGCCCGAGAGCTGGACCACGGACACCGCGCGCTACACCATCTCCCGGCGCGCCCTGAACGGGTTGCCGGCAGTGGACGTCAAGGCCCTCAAGTCAGAGGTGAGCTTCAACCGCGGCGCGCGCCTGAGTGAGGTCTACGTGGTGTACGCCGACCGGCTGCGCGCTCAAGGGTACAAGGACGTCCATGCCACCGCCGGTGAGCGCGAGGCACGGGGCGTTTTCGTCAGGAAGGGTGGACAGACACATCAGGTCACCCTGGATGTCTCGCAGCGCGCGCACACCTTCTTTGTGAAACTGACCCGCCAGAAGTAA
- a CDS encoding MFS transporter, translating to MSTSTPEYKSRGVQLRALAGLPRNARNAILMEPLWAIFGTVVIYYAPLYMRSVGLSSTEIGLLGSITLALSFFFQAVAAPVTNRLGRKRTTLIGDLISWTIPMFVWATANSFAAFAVAAALSAVGRIVALSWSLLLIEDVEERQRARVFGIINLIVTVCGLLTPLVGLIIAQHGVTATMRAYYIAGGIGMTVMFLWRNAITQETQSGVAAMAQHRALGVGQSLRHTVAMVAGMRGHPGLMGMTAFYLLTVFIEQLSLFQILFLQETLRFSAQTLSFVPLVGAFVTVLLYWVGLPQLTRMPLGRTLVITRVVGLLGATLLLFVPAGNVAVMLAVVGLLGGATFLTQTYRDAALFSRLPREGTADLYSAVQTLTLLCAIPAAALAGAIFEISPHGLFVLIAVLSGLLLVLALWLSRRESESTG from the coding sequence ATGAGTACCTCCACGCCGGAATACAAGTCACGGGGGGTGCAGCTGAGGGCCCTGGCAGGGTTACCCAGAAACGCCCGCAACGCCATTCTGATGGAGCCCCTGTGGGCCATTTTCGGCACAGTCGTCATCTATTACGCGCCCCTTTATATGCGCAGCGTGGGCTTGTCCAGCACGGAAATCGGGCTGCTTGGTTCAATTACGCTGGCCCTGTCCTTCTTCTTTCAGGCAGTGGCCGCGCCGGTGACCAACCGCCTGGGACGCAAGCGAACCACCTTGATCGGCGACCTGATCTCATGGACCATTCCCATGTTCGTCTGGGCCACTGCAAACAGCTTCGCCGCGTTTGCGGTGGCCGCAGCGCTGAGTGCCGTCGGACGGATCGTGGCACTGTCCTGGAGCCTGCTCCTGATCGAGGACGTGGAAGAGCGGCAGCGGGCCCGAGTCTTCGGCATCATCAACCTGATCGTCACGGTCTGTGGCCTGCTCACCCCACTGGTGGGTCTGATCATCGCGCAGCACGGCGTGACAGCAACCATGAGGGCCTATTACATTGCTGGCGGCATCGGCATGACCGTGATGTTTCTGTGGCGCAACGCCATCACCCAGGAAACGCAGAGCGGCGTGGCAGCGATGGCTCAGCACCGTGCCCTGGGAGTCGGCCAGAGCCTGCGGCACACCGTGGCGATGGTGGCGGGAATGCGCGGACATCCCGGTCTGATGGGCATGACTGCCTTTTACCTGCTGACGGTTTTCATCGAGCAGCTCAGTCTGTTCCAGATCCTGTTTCTGCAGGAAACGCTGCGGTTCAGCGCCCAGACACTCTCGTTCGTGCCTCTCGTCGGTGCTTTCGTGACCGTGCTTCTGTACTGGGTGGGCCTTCCCCAGCTGACCAGGATGCCACTGGGCCGCACCCTGGTCATCACACGCGTCGTGGGGCTGCTGGGCGCCACACTTCTGCTGTTCGTTCCAGCAGGCAATGTGGCCGTGATGCTGGCCGTGGTCGGGTTGCTGGGCGGCGCCACGTTTCTGACGCAGACCTACCGCGACGCGGCCCTGTTCAGCCGGCTACCCAGAGAAGGTACGGCAGACCTGTATTCAGCAGTACAGACGCTGACCCTGCTGTGCGCCATACCCGCGGCGGCCCTGGCAGGTGCCATCTTCGAGATTTCCCCACACGGCCTGTTCGTGTTGATCGCCGTGCTGAGTGGGCTCCTGCTGGTGCTGGCTCTCTGGCTCTCCCGGCGGGAATCCGAGTCGACGGGGTAA
- the dinB gene encoding DNA polymerase IV: MRKIVHVDADAFFASVELRDDPSLRGKAVAVAYHGPRSVVTTATYEARQYGVRSALPLRTALARCPHLIVIEPRMDAYREASRVIQGVFLEFTDLVEPLSLDEAYLDLTQPKQGPRSATLIAREIRRLVRDRTGGLTVSAGVSFNKMLAKIGSSMNKPDGLTVILPDEADALIARLPVREFYGIGPVTAARLEGMGVSTGADLRRLPLAELTATFGAHGAHMYAIARGIDDRLVDPSDDRKSIGTEDTFDTDVSSLDELAAHLHSLSERTSRRLKKHGLGGRVVVLKVKFANFELITRRVSLPVPVQAAEDLQRVASSLLNAQLLQNRPVRLLGVSVSGLVDPEGRDVAPTLFKVV, from the coding sequence ATGCGCAAGATCGTGCATGTGGACGCGGACGCCTTCTTCGCGAGTGTAGAGCTGCGGGATGACCCCAGTCTGCGCGGAAAGGCGGTGGCCGTGGCCTACCATGGCCCGCGCAGCGTGGTCACCACCGCCACCTACGAGGCCCGGCAATACGGCGTGCGGAGTGCGTTGCCGCTGCGAACTGCCCTTGCCCGTTGCCCGCACCTGATCGTCATCGAACCGCGCATGGACGCCTACCGCGAGGCCAGCCGCGTCATTCAGGGCGTGTTCCTGGAATTCACCGATCTGGTCGAGCCGCTCAGCCTGGACGAGGCGTACCTGGACCTGACCCAGCCCAAACAGGGCCCGCGCAGCGCCACCCTGATTGCCCGCGAGATCAGACGTCTCGTACGGGACCGAACCGGAGGTCTGACCGTTTCGGCCGGCGTGAGCTTCAACAAGATGCTGGCCAAGATCGGCAGCAGCATGAACAAGCCCGACGGCCTGACAGTCATTCTCCCGGACGAGGCGGATGCGCTGATCGCGCGGTTGCCGGTCAGGGAGTTTTACGGCATAGGACCGGTGACGGCTGCCAGGCTCGAAGGCATGGGTGTAAGCACCGGGGCCGATCTGCGCCGGCTTCCGCTGGCCGAACTCACAGCCACCTTCGGAGCGCACGGAGCGCACATGTACGCTATCGCTCGGGGCATCGATGACCGCCTGGTGGACCCGAGCGATGACCGCAAAAGTATCGGCACCGAGGATACCTTTGATACGGATGTCAGCAGTCTGGACGAACTGGCCGCGCATCTGCACAGCCTGTCCGAGCGCACCAGCCGCAGGCTGAAAAAGCATGGTCTGGGTGGACGCGTGGTGGTGCTCAAGGTGAAGTTTGCGAACTTCGAGCTGATCACCCGGCGGGTCAGTCTGCCGGTTCCGGTGCAGGCCGCAGAGGACCTGCAACGGGTGGCGTCGAGCCTCCTGAACGCCCAACTGTTACAGAACCGGCCGGTACGGCTGCTGGGGGTCAGCGTAAGCGGCCTGGTGGACCCTGAAGGGCGCGATGTGGCCCCTACTCTGTTCAAGGTCGTGTAA
- a CDS encoding dienelactone hydrolase family protein, producing MAEILLFHHALGQTPGFLAFADEIRQTGHVVHTPDLYRGQSFTTLEEGIFYAREAGFGEILEAGVRAADQLPHSLVYAGFSLGAMPAQKLAQTRPGARGALLLHACLPVSEFGDSWPVEVPVQVHAMDADPFFEEDQEAANALVKSAAQAELFLYAGNQHLFTDRSLPAYNADASALLMQRVLAFLEQS from the coding sequence ATGGCTGAAATTCTGCTTTTTCACCACGCCCTGGGACAGACCCCTGGTTTTCTTGCCTTCGCGGACGAGATTCGCCAGACCGGACACGTGGTGCACACGCCCGATCTTTACCGTGGCCAGAGCTTTACCACCCTTGAAGAGGGCATTTTCTACGCCAGGGAAGCTGGGTTCGGTGAAATCCTCGAAGCTGGGGTGCGCGCCGCAGACCAATTGCCTCATTCGCTGGTCTATGCAGGATTCTCGCTTGGAGCCATGCCTGCGCAGAAGCTGGCGCAAACGCGTCCGGGGGCACGAGGAGCACTCCTGCTGCACGCCTGTCTGCCAGTCTCCGAGTTTGGAGACAGCTGGCCCGTTGAAGTTCCGGTCCAGGTACACGCCATGGACGCAGACCCGTTCTTTGAAGAGGACCAGGAGGCTGCCAACGCTCTGGTCAAGTCTGCCGCCCAGGCAGAACTGTTCCTCTATGCCGGCAATCAGCACCTGTTTACAGATCGCAGTCTGCCAGCGTACAACGCGGATGCCTCCGCACTACTTATGCAACGTGTACTTGCGTTTCTCGAACAGAGCTAA
- a CDS encoding PhzF family phenazine biosynthesis protein has protein sequence MHDPMPRRARVFKTVDVFTSIPLLGNPVAVVLDGEGLTTAQMQSVARWTNLSETTFLLPPTTAEADYRLRIFTPGSELPFAGHPTLGSAFAALEAGRVTARHGRLVQECASGLIPVEVQEDASGLRLALTMPAPTITPLSPADTHELETVLQQPVRHEYAPAIVDVGAVWLVAELSSPQVLLGLSPDLAHSAALERRLGLTGVSVYARYPGGQDIEVRSFAPSCGINEDPVCGSGNGAVAFHRRFSGALPDELAAYRSTQGRQVGRDGQVAITVGQDGRVTVGGACVTCVDGTITI, from the coding sequence ATGCACGACCCCATGCCCCGGCGCGCCCGAGTGTTCAAGACCGTTGATGTGTTTACGTCCATCCCACTGCTGGGCAACCCGGTAGCAGTCGTTCTCGACGGCGAGGGCCTGACGACGGCCCAGATGCAGAGTGTCGCGCGTTGGACCAACCTCTCGGAGACTACATTCCTGCTGCCCCCAACCACAGCCGAGGCCGACTACCGCCTGCGGATCTTTACGCCCGGCAGTGAACTGCCCTTCGCCGGTCACCCGACCCTGGGCAGCGCATTCGCCGCGCTTGAAGCGGGCCGCGTGACTGCGCGTCACGGGCGGCTGGTGCAGGAATGCGCTTCTGGCCTGATCCCGGTGGAGGTACAGGAGGACGCCTCGGGCCTGAGGCTTGCCCTCACGATGCCGGCTCCCACCATCACCCCGCTGTCCCCTGCCGATACCCATGAGCTAGAAACAGTCCTCCAGCAGCCGGTCAGGCACGAGTATGCACCTGCCATCGTGGATGTCGGTGCGGTGTGGCTGGTAGCGGAACTGTCCTCGCCACAGGTTCTGCTGGGCCTCTCCCCGGACCTTGCCCACTCTGCGGCTCTCGAGCGCCGCCTGGGCCTGACCGGCGTGTCGGTGTACGCGCGGTATCCAGGCGGACAGGATATCGAGGTGCGCTCGTTCGCCCCATCGTGCGGAATCAACGAGGATCCGGTATGTGGCAGCGGAAATGGCGCGGTCGCGTTTCATCGCCGGTTCTCCGGGGCACTTCCGGACGAGCTGGCCGCTTACCGGTCCACCCAGGGCCGTCAGGTCGGCCGGGACGGGCAGGTGGCGATCACAGTAGGCCAGGACGGCCGTGTAACGGTTGGCGGAGCGTGTGTGACCTGCGTGGACGGCACCATCACCATCTGA
- a CDS encoding S1C family serine protease has translation MNNKWTAAFRGAVLTAVLLAAGMVDARTTPTESAASPAVLAQAAPVPSPATPVIPPAPLSPQESAALTGLFEKLRPATLRLEDCPPNDCSDPDGVGTGFLIGGGYALTAFHVIEGEKNLTAVTTDKRRYTLQVIGFDDHSDVALIRVNVPANTPYVPLATTGPGVGEPVLTIGNGNGTFLSSKTGRMTGLDREAGRAEFPEGTLEFNAPLLPGDSGGPVINSRGEAVGVVSYIRFSGRRSSRITAYAVPVTETSTRMADLRGGMQRVAPATGIDLDSQLDFAVTLPAEQFSQFSDYFDLDLGSTPGAFFTSVLPGSPADRAGLRPLDFDEDGKRISGDIIIAVNGQRTVNFSDFQFAVRRYQAGETVTLRVLRGGRPLDLKLVLVPRTGVRLNGTSGKF, from the coding sequence ATGAACAACAAGTGGACGGCCGCCTTTCGCGGCGCGGTCCTCACGGCCGTGCTGCTGGCGGCCGGGATGGTCGACGCCCGGACCACACCCACCGAGTCTGCCGCAAGCCCGGCTGTGCTGGCGCAGGCGGCCCCTGTGCCCTCACCGGCCACGCCGGTCATCCCGCCAGCGCCACTGAGTCCACAGGAATCTGCCGCCCTGACGGGGCTGTTTGAGAAGCTGCGCCCCGCCACGCTGCGCCTCGAGGACTGTCCACCCAATGACTGCTCCGATCCAGACGGTGTGGGGACCGGCTTCCTGATCGGAGGCGGCTATGCCCTGACGGCCTTTCACGTGATTGAAGGCGAGAAGAACCTGACTGCGGTCACCACGGACAAGCGGCGCTACACGCTGCAGGTTATCGGCTTCGACGATCACTCCGACGTGGCGTTGATCCGCGTAAATGTTCCCGCGAATACCCCTTATGTTCCCCTGGCCACCACGGGGCCAGGGGTGGGAGAGCCGGTACTGACCATTGGTAATGGCAACGGCACCTTCCTGAGTTCCAAGACCGGCCGGATGACGGGTCTGGACCGTGAAGCGGGACGCGCCGAATTTCCGGAGGGAACCCTGGAGTTCAACGCCCCGCTGCTGCCCGGAGACAGTGGCGGACCGGTAATCAACTCGCGTGGAGAAGCGGTGGGCGTGGTGAGCTACATCCGTTTCTCGGGAAGGCGCAGCAGCCGCATCACGGCCTACGCCGTGCCCGTCACCGAGACCAGCACACGAATGGCCGACCTCCGTGGCGGGATGCAGCGGGTGGCACCAGCCACGGGGATAGATCTCGATTCCCAGCTGGACTTCGCGGTAACGCTGCCAGCAGAGCAGTTCAGCCAATTCAGCGACTACTTTGATCTGGATCTGGGCAGCACGCCCGGTGCCTTCTTCACCAGCGTCCTGCCAGGAAGTCCGGCTGACCGTGCCGGTCTCCGGCCTCTGGATTTTGATGAGGACGGCAAGCGCATCTCCGGAGACATCATCATTGCGGTCAACGGCCAGCGGACGGTCAACTTCTCAGATTTTCAGTTTGCCGTCAGGCGGTATCAGGCGGGAGAAACCGTGACACTCAGGGTGCTGCGAGGCGGCCGGCCACTGGACCTGAAGCTGGTGCTGGTGCCACGAACCGGGGTCCGCCTGAACGGAACGTCAGGAAAATTCTGA